ATGCGTGGCAATGGGGAGAGTTTTTTCCAATTTGCCCAGCGTATGTCGAAGCAGCACCAACACACCTTTATGCAGCAGGAGCACTCAAGTCAGGATCAACTGTTGCTGCGTCAGGAGGCGACCGATTCATGGCAGCGCCAGCGGGAGTTGGAGGCATCAGACAGAGTCAGTTTTGATCTGTTCCTGGAGGACTACTTCGCCCAACAGCTCGATGAGGACCTATCCCGCAAAGTAGAAAAGAGAAGCATATCGGCAAGCTGAGTTGTAGAATGGCGCTCATGTAACGACACAACGAATCAGAAAAACTATGAAGAACGAGGATGGGTTATGGGGGAACAGAACTATGGAGATTGGGGGTTTTCTACCCAGGCTGTGCGCGTAGGACACCACCGTACACCGGAAGGTGAGCATGCTGAGCCGATCTTTCCGACTTCCAGCTTTGTCTTCCGCAGTGCCGCCGAGGCCGCGGCGCGATTCAGTGGTGATGAGCCGGGTAACATCTATTCACGTTTCACCAATCCCACGGTAAGAACTTTCGAAGAGCGACTGGCGGCGTTGGAGGGAGGAGAGTGTTGCGTCGCTACCGCATCCGGCATGTCGGCAATCATGTCGACATGCATCGGCTTACTGCAGACGGGTGACCACATTGTCTCATCGCAAAGCGTGTTCGGGTCGACCACCATGCTATTCAACAAGTACCTCACCCGATTCGGCATAGAGACCAGTTTTGTCGACCTCAATGATCCGCAGGCCTGGGAGGCCGCACTTCGTCCGGAAACGAAACTGCTGTTTCTCGAGACCCCTTCCAACCCACTGACAGATGTGGCTGATATCACTCACTTGAGTGAGTTGGCGCATGCCCGTGATTGCCTGCTGGTGGTGGACAACTGCTTTTGCACGCCTGCCCTGCAGCAACCACTCAAGTTGGGGGCGGATATCGTCATTCACTCGGCAACAAAGTTTCTGGATGGCCAGGGGCGTTGTGTCGGGGGGGCTGTGGTGGGCAGTCAAGAAGTGGTTGGCGATGCTGTATTCGGGGTACTGCGAACCGCAGGTCCAACCATGAGTCCATTCAATGCCTGGGTCTTCCTTAAGGGACTTGAAACACTCGAACTGCGCATGCACGCCCATTCACGCAATGCCCAAGTATTGGCCGAATGGCTGGAGCAGCATCCACAGATCGAGCGTGTCTATTTTCCCGGCCTTGCGAGTCATCCTCAACACGCCCTGGCGATGAAACAGCAGCGTGCGCCCGGCAGTATTGTCTCTTTCAATGTCAAGGGCGGGCAGCCGGCGGCATGGACAGTCATCGATTCCACCCGAGTACTCTCAATCACGGCCAATCTTGGCGATACCAAGACGACTATCACCCATCCGGCGACCACGACACACGGCAGATTGACACCCGAGGAGCGAAGCCAGGCCGGAATACAAAACGGTCTGGTGCGCATCGCTGTGGGGCTGGAAAATGTTGAGGATATCAAAAACGATCTGGCCCGCGGTCTCGATCGTTTGTGAACAGCAACGATTTTCAAAGCCTGCGTGACAAGTGGGACAGGCACCATGCCGATGCGGATAAACGTCCCACTCCCGCAGAGGTTCTGGAAAGAAATCTGCATCTGCTGCCAGCCAAGGGTACCGCACTGGATCTTGCCTGTGGAATAGGAGGCAATGCGCTGACCCTGGCGCGTCACGGACTGGATACAGTGGCATGGGATATCTCCCCCGTCGCCATTCAGCGGCTTAAGACCTATGCCGCAGAAGCGGGATTGAAGAATCTATCAGCAGAAGTGCGTGATGTAGAACAGTTGCCTCCATCTCCCAACAGCTTTGATCTGATAGTTGTCAGTTTTTATCTTGAGAGGACCTTGATACCTGATCTGATCGAGGCATTGTTACCGGACGGTTTGATCTTCTATCAGACCTTCATACAGGCTGCTGTGTCGAACCTGGGACCGAGTAACCCGGCCTTCAGATTGGCGGATAATGAGCTGTTGCATCTGTTCTCCAGTTTGAAACTGCGATATTACCGTGAGGAGAATCTTTTGGGTAACCTGGAGGAAGGTACGCGGGATGTGGCAATGCTGGTAGCGGAAAAATCATGACAAGCGGGGATCCGACACGAGTGATGGTTGGCTAACAGAACAAAGCCGCAAATGAACGCCAATCTCCGCGAATCGACGCCAAATCATATACTGAATCACCACATCATCTATTTGTAAAAATCTGCGGTGATTAGCGTTCATTTGCAGCCGATCAGGTAGATTGTGGCTCTACCGCTATGAATGATGATGTACAAATATTGTAACTGAATACTATTTTGGATCTGATACGCGGTCTAGTGGGCCACGCGGGTAAAGTCAGTGCCCGGATGTAGTCCGAAGGCCTGTTCCAGGTTCAGCTCTTCAATCAACTGGTCACCAGCCTGCAGGCCATATTCACGCTGTATTTCGCCAAGCAGCAGGCGCACTGCATTGCGGTTGTAACCGCTGCCGAAGCTGATCTGTTGTTTGATAATCTCGCGTGCCTTGTCGATAGTCATGGGCAAATCACTATACGTTATTGGAAATAGTAGCAAACCATCTGCTGAACATTTCCCTGAAACCCCCTGGGTTGAATGATCTTTGACTACCCACATCTAATGACAATAATACACCTCAACAGGGCGTAGGCGGTAACTATTGTGAAGATACACATACGACAGCTATTCGACCGACAATCGAGCACCTATACCTACCTGGTATGGGAAGCAAACAGCCGTGAGGCGGCGATAATCGACTCTGTGAGCGAACAGATTGAACGTGATGTCAGGTTGATCGATGAGTTGGGCCTGACCCTGAAGGTCGCCTTGGAAACCCATATTCACGCAGACCATATCACAGGAAGCGGACAGCTTCGCGAACGGCTGGGCTGTCAAGTGGCGGTGCATGAAAAGGCGGCATGCGATTGTACTGATCTCAAACTGACCGATGGCGATATCGTTCATCTGGGTAATGAAAAGCTCGAGATCATCCACACGCCGGGGCATACCGATAACGATATCTCCATTCTTGCCGAAGGAGTGGTTTTTAGCGGCGATATCCTCTTGATACGCGGCAGTGGCCGTACTGACTTTCAGTCGGGGGATCCTGGCATATCCTACGACTCAATCACCCAACGGTTGTTCAGCCTTGCGGATGATACGGTGATATATCCAGCCCATGACTATAACGGTTTTACCAGCAGCACCGTGGGTGAAGAGAAGCGTTGCAATCCCAGGTTGGGGAATGCAACCCCACGTAGTGACTATATTCAAATCATGCAGGCAATGAAGCTGGACAAGCCTGAGCACATGGATATCGCGATACCCGGTAACCTGGCGTGTGGCTTGAAATAATATGCAACGAGAAAACCTGGAGAAGATGCTCGAACAGGGGAATGACAACGCCCTGTTACGCTATACATTGGGTTCGCTCTGTTTGAAGGAAAAGGACGCGGATATGGCCGTAAGGCATCTGGCCGAGGCGCTGAAACAAGACCCAAACCATTCAGCAAGTTGGAAATTGTATGGTAAGGCACTGGCCGCATTGAACAGGGAGGAAGAGGCAAGGAAGGCCTATCGGAAGGGGATTGCCGTAGCTGAGGCCCGCGGGGATGTCCAGGCAGCTAAAGAGATGGGTGTCTTTTTGAAGCGGCTCGAATAAGAATCTGTAAAATGAGCTTACTAGGGCCTGTTAACACTAATCCAATCGGCTCTGTTGTGTCTGAAAATGCGCCAATCAAGGCGCGAGGAGTGAGGTTTGGTGATTCCAAATGAGCGACGAGCAACGCCGAGTGGCGCATTTTCAGGCACAACCCGAAGGGCTGGGGCTGTTTTTCCACCCAGCGGCGTTATCATTCGCTCATTTAGCACGGCTAAACCTCGCTCATTCTGCCTTGCTGGGTAAAAAAACAGCTCCAGCAGAGTCGATTGGATTAGTGTTAACAGGCCCTAATAGGACTGGCCGTGCTGAAAACAGGCATGTTAGTTTAACTTTCGGTACCCGGTGGTCATCTTTTTCAGACCGGCAATGACTACTGAGTTTCAATTAAACTGGAACCAATGATTGGTCAGCCAATCACTCGAATATTTAATTAATCGAAGAGTCAGGACGGATATGGATCAACCCGATAAGCAACAGGTCAAAGAGTACCTGCTACAGCTGCAACAGACGATTTGCTGTGCGTTGGAAGAGGAGGATGGCAAAGCACGCTTTTTCCAGGATAGCTGGCAGCGTGAGCCCGGCGCGCACCTGGGAGGGGGTGGTATCAGCGCGGTCCTCCAGGAGGGTGAAGTATTCGAACAGGCTGGAGTCAATTTTTCCCATGTCACCGGTGATCAGTTGCCCGGCTCGGCGACCGCACATCGACCGGAACTGGCGGGACGTGCCTTCGAAGCCATGGGTGTATCCCTGGTCATTCATCCCAACAATCCCTATGTACCCACATCGCATGCCAATATCCGTTTTTTTATCGCAGAAAAAGCGGATCAGGTGCCGGTATGGTGGTTTGGCGGCGGATTCGATCTCACGCCTTACTACGGTAATGACGAGGATTGCCGGCATTGGCACAAAATGGCCAACCTGGCCTGCCGGCCCTTTGGTGACGATGTGTACGCCAAATACAAGGCCTGGTGCGATGACTATTTCTATCTCAAACACCGCCAGGAGCCACGCGGCATCGGCGGCCTCTTCTTTGATGATCTCAATGAGTGGGGATTTGAAACGTGCTTCGATTTCATGCAGAGCGTGGGTGATCACTATCTTCTGGCCTACATGCCGATCGTAAAACGACGCCGCGATACCGAGTATGGCGAGCGGGAGCGCAATTTTCAGCTCTATCGCCGCGGCCGATACGTGGAGTTCAATCTTGTTTACGATCGGGGCACACTGTTCGGTCTGCAGTCAGGGGGGCGTACAGAATCGATACTTATGTCACTGCCGCCCCTGGTGCGCTGGCAATACAACTGGCAGCCGGAACCGGGCAGTGCGGAGGCGCTACTCTATGATCGTTATCTCAAGCCGAGGGAATGGTTAGGGCCTGTTGACAGGCCCTAGTGTAACCACACCATGAAACCCTACTCAGAAGCCTGTGATGAGAATAAAGCGCCCATCCTGGAAGTGCTTCTACGCCTGTTCCGTGATGTTCAGACCGTCCTTGAGATCGGCAGCGGTACCGGTCAGCATGCGGTCCACTTCGCCGCCGCCATGCCCCACCTAACCTGGCAGACCAGTGACATGGAGGAGAATCATCCGGGGATCCATGCCTGGTTGCGGGAGGCCGCTCTGCCCAATGTTCGCAATCCGCTCGGGCTGGATGTGAGTCGTGCATGGCCTGCCGGGGAGTATGATGCGATCTTCAGTGCCAATACCACCCACATCATGTCATGGCCTGAAGTCGAACTGATGTTTCAGGGAGTCGGGCAGGTACTGAAACGAGGAGGCTGTTTTGCACTCTATGGCCCATTCAATTATCAGGGAGGGTATACCAGCGAAAGCAATCAAAGGTTTGATCAGTGGCTGAAATCAAGGGATCCCTTGAGTGGTATTCGGGATTTCGAAATGCTCGATGAACTCGCCGCTTCAAATCATCTGATCTTCTCCGAGGATGTGGAGATGCCTGTGAATAACCGAATTCTGGTGTGGTACAGGGATCGCTGAGCGGCACACG
This sequence is a window from Candidatus Thiodiazotropha sp. LNASS1. Protein-coding genes within it:
- a CDS encoding O-succinylhomoserine sulfhydrylase, with protein sequence MGEQNYGDWGFSTQAVRVGHHRTPEGEHAEPIFPTSSFVFRSAAEAAARFSGDEPGNIYSRFTNPTVRTFEERLAALEGGECCVATASGMSAIMSTCIGLLQTGDHIVSSQSVFGSTTMLFNKYLTRFGIETSFVDLNDPQAWEAALRPETKLLFLETPSNPLTDVADITHLSELAHARDCLLVVDNCFCTPALQQPLKLGADIVIHSATKFLDGQGRCVGGAVVGSQEVVGDAVFGVLRTAGPTMSPFNAWVFLKGLETLELRMHAHSRNAQVLAEWLEQHPQIERVYFPGLASHPQHALAMKQQRAPGSIVSFNVKGGQPAAWTVIDSTRVLSITANLGDTKTTITHPATTTHGRLTPEERSQAGIQNGLVRIAVGLENVEDIKNDLARGLDRL
- a CDS encoding class I SAM-dependent methyltransferase; amino-acid sequence: MNSNDFQSLRDKWDRHHADADKRPTPAEVLERNLHLLPAKGTALDLACGIGGNALTLARHGLDTVAWDISPVAIQRLKTYAAEAGLKNLSAEVRDVEQLPPSPNSFDLIVVSFYLERTLIPDLIEALLPDGLIFYQTFIQAAVSNLGPSNPAFRLADNELLHLFSSLKLRYYREENLLGNLEEGTRDVAMLVAEKS
- a CDS encoding MBL fold metallo-hydrolase, whose translation is MKIHIRQLFDRQSSTYTYLVWEANSREAAIIDSVSEQIERDVRLIDELGLTLKVALETHIHADHITGSGQLRERLGCQVAVHEKAACDCTDLKLTDGDIVHLGNEKLEIIHTPGHTDNDISILAEGVVFSGDILLIRGSGRTDFQSGDPGISYDSITQRLFSLADDTVIYPAHDYNGFTSSTVGEEKRCNPRLGNATPRSDYIQIMQAMKLDKPEHMDIAIPGNLACGLK
- a CDS encoding tetratricopeptide repeat protein, translated to MQRENLEKMLEQGNDNALLRYTLGSLCLKEKDADMAVRHLAEALKQDPNHSASWKLYGKALAALNREEEARKAYRKGIAVAEARGDVQAAKEMGVFLKRLE
- the hemF gene encoding oxygen-dependent coproporphyrinogen oxidase, whose amino-acid sequence is MDQPDKQQVKEYLLQLQQTICCALEEEDGKARFFQDSWQREPGAHLGGGGISAVLQEGEVFEQAGVNFSHVTGDQLPGSATAHRPELAGRAFEAMGVSLVIHPNNPYVPTSHANIRFFIAEKADQVPVWWFGGGFDLTPYYGNDEDCRHWHKMANLACRPFGDDVYAKYKAWCDDYFYLKHRQEPRGIGGLFFDDLNEWGFETCFDFMQSVGDHYLLAYMPIVKRRRDTEYGERERNFQLYRRGRYVEFNLVYDRGTLFGLQSGGRTESILMSLPPLVRWQYNWQPEPGSAEALLYDRYLKPREWLGPVDRP
- a CDS encoding DUF938 domain-containing protein, yielding MKPYSEACDENKAPILEVLLRLFRDVQTVLEIGSGTGQHAVHFAAAMPHLTWQTSDMEENHPGIHAWLREAALPNVRNPLGLDVSRAWPAGEYDAIFSANTTHIMSWPEVELMFQGVGQVLKRGGCFALYGPFNYQGGYTSESNQRFDQWLKSRDPLSGIRDFEMLDELAASNHLIFSEDVEMPVNNRILVWYRDR